A region from the Acanthopagrus latus isolate v.2019 chromosome 8, fAcaLat1.1, whole genome shotgun sequence genome encodes:
- the etfa gene encoding electron transfer flavoprotein subunit alpha, mitochondrial — translation MNRALNKTSLKQLTGLLQRFQSTLVVAEHNNEKLTPITLNAITAASKLGGEVACLVAGTNCAQVAEQISKVQGVKKVLVAQHDSYKGFLPEELTPLILQTQKQFNFTHICAGASAFGKNLLPRVAAKLDVAPVSDIIEIKSPDTFVRTIYAGNALSTVKCNEAIKIFTVRGTSFEPAPLEGGSATSEDVAASSATGVSEWVEQTLTKSDRPELTSAKVVVSGGRGLKSGDNFKLLYDLADKMNAAVGASRAAVDAGYVPNDMQVGQTGKIVAPELYIAVGISGAIQHLAGMKDSKTIVAINKDPEAPIFQVADYGLVADLFKAVPEMTAALDK, via the exons ATGAACAGAGCTTTGAACAAAACAAGTCTGAAACAACTG ACTGGTCTCCTCCAAAGGTTTCAAAGCACCTTGGTGGTTGCGGAGCACAACAATGAGAAGCTGACGCCTATAACACTCAATGCCATCACTGCCGCCAGTAAGCTCGGGGGAGAGGTGGCATGTCTGGTTGCTGGAACAAACTGTGCACAG GTCGCGGAGCAAATCAGCAAAGTACAAGGTGTGAAGAAGGTCCTGGTTGCTCAACATGATTCTTACAAAGGTTTTCTGCCAG AGGAGCTGACTCCACTTAtcctgcaaacacaaaagcaattCAATTTCACCCACATCTGCGCTGGTGCATCTGCCTTTGGAAAG AACTTGCTTCCCAGAGTGGCTGCCAAGCTGGATGTTGCTCCAGTTTCAGATATTATCGAGATCAAGTCCCCAGACACTTTTGTCAGAACCATTTATGCTG GAAATGCTCTCAGCACTGTGAAATGTAACGAGGCAATCAAGATCTTCACCGTCAGAGGGACTTCCTTTGAGCCAGCTCCATTAGAGGGAGGAAGTGCTACATCAGAAGATG TTGCTGCTTCTTCTGCCACTGGAGTTTCTGAGTGGGTTGAACAGACTCTGACAAAGAGTGACCGTCCAGAGCTGACCAGCGCCAAGGTTGTGGTGTCAGGAG GAAGGGGTTTGAAGAGTGGAGATAACTTCAAGCTGCTGTATGACCTTGCTGATAAGATGAATGCTGCAG TTGGTGCATCCAGAGCTGCAGTGGATGCTGGGTATGTCCCGAATGACATGCAGGTCGGACAGACGGGCAAGATTGTAGCACCG GAGTTGTACATTGCTGTAGGTATCTCTGGAGCCATTCAACACCTGGCTGGAATGAAAGATAGCAAG actATTGTTGCTATCAACAAGGACCCAGAAGCTCCCATTTTCCAGGTGGCTGACTATGGCCTGGTCGCTGATCTTTTCAAG GCTGTTCCTGAGATGACTGCGGCTCTGGACAAGTGA
- the tmem266 gene encoding transmembrane protein 266 isoform X2: MSNTQAPPKAGASELEVISQQVEEDNQCVAPVQLVSFAYRDLPLAALDISLAGSQLISNPDEEDNREGSNWLKPCCGRRAALWQVCLLSAGFNCFLVACVILVVLLLTLELLIDTKLLQFNNAFQFASIIHWISLAILSVFFTETVFRIVVLGIWDYIENKVEVFDGAVIVLSLAPMVASTVANGPSSPWDAIGLIITLRIWRVKRIIDAYVLQVKVEMELEIQQYEKAKAVREEQLDRLTQICQEQAFEIRQLRAHLAQQDLDLVAEREAAMQIHHMWGKQSSSFQEVDGLAPGASEHHGPAKAREPGGPADHHGQDDMNNYISQYYSEPSSDMGIPDPARVITTAAIDVHLPNNPSQLPSSLVSADAVSSGRLQRTGSSVSEASTTTVSRSSFSARQHSISSHTLGSTTDCSSTVREASTSTDYSDQRCYPPPYSSPLALGTQPRGSPSAVVQELLSSLSEDSCLTQKGLDPVNLKPPSPAGSTKTSPELEHRVNIYNKRNQESRVGLHSKPLIHLQGNEPLLEEKYRMMEPVDGPVSRLSET, translated from the exons GGCTCCTCCCAAGGCTGGAGCCTCAGAGCTGGAGGTGATCTcccagcaggtggaggaggacaacCAGTGCGTGGCCCCCGTCCAGCTGGTCAGCTTTGCCTACAGAGACTTGCCTTTGGCCGCCCTGGACATCTCCCTCGCTGGATCCCAGCTTATCTCAAACCCGGATGAAGAGGACAACAGAGAGGG GTCGAACTGGCTGAAGCCGTGCTGTGGGCGAAGGGCAGCGCTGTGGCAGGTCTGTCTGCTGTCGGCGGGCTTCAACTGTTTCCTGGTGGCCTGTGTCAttctggtggtgctgctgctgacgctGGAGCTGCTTATCGACACCAAGCTGTTGCAGT TTAATAACGCGTTCCAGTTTGCCAGCATCATCCACTGGATCAGCCTGGCTATCCTCTCTGTGTTCTTCACTGAG acGGTGTTCAGGATCGTGGTGTTGGGGATATGGGACTACATAGAGAACAAAGTAGAG gtgtTTGATGGAGCCGTCATCGTCCTTTCTCTGGCCCCCATGGTGGCCTCTACAGTGGCCAACGGCCCCAGCAGCCCGTGGGACGCCATCGGTCTCATCATCACACTGCGCATCTGGAGGGTCAAGAGGATCATTGATG CCTATGTGCTGCAAGTGAAGGTGGAGATGGAGCTGGAGATCCAGCAGTATGAGAAGGCCAAGGCGGTGAGGGAGGAACAGCTTGACCGGCTCACCCAGATCTGCCAGGAACAGGCA TTTGAGATCAGGCAGCTGAGGGCCCACCTGGCCCAACAGGACCTGGATCTGGTAGCAGAGCGTGAAGCAGCCATGCAGATCCACCATATGTGGGGtaaacagagcagcagtttcCAGGAAGTAGACGGACTGGCCCCCGGGGCCTCTGAGCATCACGGGCCAGCGAAAGCAAGAGAGCCTGGAGGGCCTGCAG ATCACCACGGTCAAGATGACATGAACAACTACATCAGCCAGTACTACAGTGAGCCGAGCAGCG ATATGGGGATCCCAGACCCTGCACGAGTCATCACCACAGCAGCCATAGACGTGCACCTGCCCAACAACCCCAGccagctcccctcctccttgGTGAGTGCCGACGCGGTGTCGTCGGGACGCTTGCAGCGCACAGGCAGCTCGGTCAGTGAAGCCTCCACCACCACGGTGTCCCGCAGCAGCTTCAGCGCCCGGCAGCACAGCATCAGCAGCCACACTCTGGGCTCCACCACGGACTGCAGCTCCACGGTGCGCGaggcctccacctccacagaCTACAGCGACCAACGCTGCTACCCCCCACCCTACAGCAGCCCTCTGGCCCTGGGCACTCAGCCTCGAGGGAGCCCCAGCGCCGTGGTGCAggagctgctctcctctctgtccgaGGACTCCTGTCTCACCCAGAAGGGCCTGGACCCTGTCAACCTGAAACCGCCCAGCCCAGCAGGTTCCACCAAAACCAGCCCCGAGCTGGAGCACAGGGTCAACATCTACAACAAGAGGAACCAGGAGAGCAGAGTCGGGCTGCACTCCAAGCCTCTCATCCACCTGCAGGGCAACGAGCCTCTTCTAGAGGAGAAGTACAGGATGATGGAGCCAGTGGACGGCCCGGTCAGCCGCCTGTCAGAGACATAA
- the tmem266 gene encoding transmembrane protein 266 isoform X1, whose translation MSNTQAPPKAGASELEVISQQVEEDNQCVAPVQLVSFAYRDLPLAALDISLAGSQLISNPDEEDNREGSNWLKPCCGRRAALWQVCLLSAGFNCFLVACVILVVLLLTLELLIDTKLLQFNNAFQFASIIHWISLAILSVFFTETVFRIVVLGIWDYIENKVEVFDGAVIVLSLAPMVASTVANGPSSPWDAIGLIITLRIWRVKRIIDAYVLQVKVEMELEIQQYEKAKAVREEQLDRLTQICQEQAFEIRQLRAHLAQQDLDLVAEREAAMQIHHMWGKQSSSFQEVDGLAPGASEHHGPAKAREPGGPAGNRLEHPTPSSHRLSRPLCTRGKPDHHGQDDMNNYISQYYSEPSSDMGIPDPARVITTAAIDVHLPNNPSQLPSSLVSADAVSSGRLQRTGSSVSEASTTTVSRSSFSARQHSISSHTLGSTTDCSSTVREASTSTDYSDQRCYPPPYSSPLALGTQPRGSPSAVVQELLSSLSEDSCLTQKGLDPVNLKPPSPAGSTKTSPELEHRVNIYNKRNQESRVGLHSKPLIHLQGNEPLLEEKYRMMEPVDGPVSRLSET comes from the exons GGCTCCTCCCAAGGCTGGAGCCTCAGAGCTGGAGGTGATCTcccagcaggtggaggaggacaacCAGTGCGTGGCCCCCGTCCAGCTGGTCAGCTTTGCCTACAGAGACTTGCCTTTGGCCGCCCTGGACATCTCCCTCGCTGGATCCCAGCTTATCTCAAACCCGGATGAAGAGGACAACAGAGAGGG GTCGAACTGGCTGAAGCCGTGCTGTGGGCGAAGGGCAGCGCTGTGGCAGGTCTGTCTGCTGTCGGCGGGCTTCAACTGTTTCCTGGTGGCCTGTGTCAttctggtggtgctgctgctgacgctGGAGCTGCTTATCGACACCAAGCTGTTGCAGT TTAATAACGCGTTCCAGTTTGCCAGCATCATCCACTGGATCAGCCTGGCTATCCTCTCTGTGTTCTTCACTGAG acGGTGTTCAGGATCGTGGTGTTGGGGATATGGGACTACATAGAGAACAAAGTAGAG gtgtTTGATGGAGCCGTCATCGTCCTTTCTCTGGCCCCCATGGTGGCCTCTACAGTGGCCAACGGCCCCAGCAGCCCGTGGGACGCCATCGGTCTCATCATCACACTGCGCATCTGGAGGGTCAAGAGGATCATTGATG CCTATGTGCTGCAAGTGAAGGTGGAGATGGAGCTGGAGATCCAGCAGTATGAGAAGGCCAAGGCGGTGAGGGAGGAACAGCTTGACCGGCTCACCCAGATCTGCCAGGAACAGGCA TTTGAGATCAGGCAGCTGAGGGCCCACCTGGCCCAACAGGACCTGGATCTGGTAGCAGAGCGTGAAGCAGCCATGCAGATCCACCATATGTGGGGtaaacagagcagcagtttcCAGGAAGTAGACGGACTGGCCCCCGGGGCCTCTGAGCATCACGGGCCAGCGAAAGCAAGAGAGCCTGGAGGGCCTGCAGGTAACCGCCTGGAACACCCAACTCCTTCGTCTCACAGGCTATCACGACCTCTGTGCACGAGGGGGAAGCCAG ATCACCACGGTCAAGATGACATGAACAACTACATCAGCCAGTACTACAGTGAGCCGAGCAGCG ATATGGGGATCCCAGACCCTGCACGAGTCATCACCACAGCAGCCATAGACGTGCACCTGCCCAACAACCCCAGccagctcccctcctccttgGTGAGTGCCGACGCGGTGTCGTCGGGACGCTTGCAGCGCACAGGCAGCTCGGTCAGTGAAGCCTCCACCACCACGGTGTCCCGCAGCAGCTTCAGCGCCCGGCAGCACAGCATCAGCAGCCACACTCTGGGCTCCACCACGGACTGCAGCTCCACGGTGCGCGaggcctccacctccacagaCTACAGCGACCAACGCTGCTACCCCCCACCCTACAGCAGCCCTCTGGCCCTGGGCACTCAGCCTCGAGGGAGCCCCAGCGCCGTGGTGCAggagctgctctcctctctgtccgaGGACTCCTGTCTCACCCAGAAGGGCCTGGACCCTGTCAACCTGAAACCGCCCAGCCCAGCAGGTTCCACCAAAACCAGCCCCGAGCTGGAGCACAGGGTCAACATCTACAACAAGAGGAACCAGGAGAGCAGAGTCGGGCTGCACTCCAAGCCTCTCATCCACCTGCAGGGCAACGAGCCTCTTCTAGAGGAGAAGTACAGGATGATGGAGCCAGTGGACGGCCCGGTCAGCCGCCTGTCAGAGACATAA